Part of the Pangasianodon hypophthalmus isolate fPanHyp1 chromosome 9, fPanHyp1.pri, whole genome shotgun sequence genome is shown below.
ttgaagatgtgacagaaAAAGCACAGTCACCTCTGAACAACTTCAGAGTCCATGAAAAGGTTTAAAATATGTGATTAGATGATCTTAAAGCTGTTGAGGTATTATGAAGACTGATGAGGTCTGAGATATAACTCGGTGCCAAGCCATgcagagatttaaaaacaaaaccttgAACCCTATTCTGTACTTGATTGGCAGCCAGTGAAGGAAGACCAAGACAGGGGAGATGTGTTTGGACCAGTTGGGACCAGATCTGTGTTTGGATTAACTTTGATCGTGTCTTGTCTGTAATCTGCTTTAATCGTCTTCCAAGCAAATAAAGGgaaatatgatttatttgtaaatgagCATGTGGATATGCCGGAATTACTGACACTGTGAAGATGGTGTGACAGTGTGTTAGACGGAAACCACAAAAAACCCTGTagaacctgacacacacacacacacacacacacacacacacactgagaatgTTGAGAGCGTTAAAAAGTAAACATGCCACCCTGTTTATCACTCTTCCTCAAAACTGAAATCATTCACTTGAGGATAAACAAACTCTAGGTAGGTGTTAGGGGTGGAGTGAGATACTCAGTCATGTCATAAACAATGTCATTTACAGCTGTCCTTCCCTCACCTtcatgagaaagagaaagtaaaagcTACCTGCAGGCCGCAGTCAGTCTTTGTTCAGACACGACATGATGGCGGTTCAGAGCGGAACCTCTTAAACTTAAACTTTATCTAAATCGTACTGTATCACAAGAAATATTCTTCCAGCTCCAAGGTAAGCTCAGTTTTGAATTCTTATCTATGTTTCTGTAAATCTGTGGACTGTGCTTTCAGTAGTTTAATGTTCTACTAGACACCGTTCTGTGGTAAAAAACACCGAGGGAGAATCACTGACCCTTTAATCAGACTGGATGGAACTTTTATCTAAGAGCAGATATTTCATTTCAGAGACAGGATGACTTTTTCAGAGGGAGGATTCATAGTTAAGGTTATAAACATCCACCTAATAGTGAATAAATATCACAGATTTCACCTAATTCCAGGTAATGATCAGGTTAATCAGTGTGTTCAAGCAGAAAAATCACCAATAAACTAAAATTTCATGTGCTTGTATAAAAGCTGATGGCTTCCTTGTTCCTACATGAATTATTCTGTACATGGATGAATACCAGTCACGTGTCCATATGGGAACTGAAATATGAACTGAAAGATGTATTTCTGTGGCCTCTTCACTTTTTTGTGTACTAAATAAAATCAGCAGAAATGATGTAATGAGCAGGTTTTTAGTTCATAGCATTGTTTAGTGGAGGCTAATTGGATTTTATTCCCAGCAGACACTGAGTTCAGGTGAGTCGTATGATGTAaatgagttgtgtgtgttgtgtatcagACAGAAACTTGGTTTTACAGAAATTCACAATATTACTGATTCTCTTATCAATCTGACACCAAGCAAAAACACTAAAACTCATTTTATGATACCTGTACCAGtgtttttactgtttgtttTAACCTAATTTATGTTTAAAGTTTTCTGCACAAGCTGATTTGCTTATCATTATGGTTGATGTAAGCAGAATGTAGTAACactctttaatcacaggtctctTGTTAGAAGATctttcatcatataatctgacatggagaacacacaatatcacacagtgtgttatagaattcagAATAGAGTTTACTGGGATCTCGTACAGTGTGatgagtaataatcttaaaagagcGCTGAAATCACCGGATGTAGATGAACATGCTCTTAAATGTCATTTTGACTAATCATGACTCATATGTGTAGTAAAAGTGTAACATCACTACAACTATGTGTGAAATCAGTCAGCTGTAAAGTCACTTTTGTTTATaaactgcatttgtttgtttcagaaaATCTGCAGACACTCAGCAAGAGTCTTACAGGCATCATGACCCTCCTTTATATTTACATCTTATGGGTCGCTGCCTGTGTGGGTGAGTGATCAGGTTCCATAAGACTAACAAGACATAAGTGTCCTATCATTGATTAAAATAtactacaaataaaataaaatgctagaGATCATGTAGATTGTAATGTTTCCCTCTACAGACTCCATCAGTGCAGATTCTCACATTACTGTATCAGCTCGAGTGGGTTCCACAGCCGTCCTGCCATGTAACCTGAGAAAGGAGTTCACAGAAAGATCAATTGTTCGATGGCACACCGatgttgggtttgtgtttgaGCGAAGCAGTGATAAAACAAGTATAGGCTCAGGATATGAAGGACGTGTGGACGTTCCTGAAGACGAGCTGCGTAAAGGAAACTGTTCCCTGGTGTTGAAGAACGTCAGAATCACTGATGACGGTGCCTATAGATCCTTTGTGGTGGAATACGTGGACAGAACTAACACAGGCAAAACACAAGAAATCAGCAGGGTTAAACTCTCAGTTGATGGTAAGTAAATTATGCAATGTAAAATACTGACTAATCATAGAAGTCATAgcatatcagatatcagagcactattttattttttttatttattatttttttctaaataatgtaattttttaacagcagattaaatatcaaaaaatcTTCTTTACCACCAAACTATTCAAGAATTAACATCTAAAATTCAAATTAGTCAACACACAACATTATACTACTACATTATACTACTGCATCTGTGTCTTTTTGCATGAAAGTCAAGAATCTGGAAAATTCCTAGGGTTATATCTGCTTCTTTTATATCTTATGGTTCAGAAGCTGTGTGGATTTAgtttctataaaataaataaaaacataatgttcCTCACAAAAGATCATTTCCTAAAAGGTGTTTCCCTGTCTCTACAGTCTTTTGGAACATATCAGCTGAAGTGGGTTCCACAGTTCTCCTGCCATGTGAATGGAGCGATCTGTCCATCCAAACACCTCATATTGAGTGGTATATCGATTCTGAGATTGTGTTTGAGCGAAAGGGTAAAGAGTCATATCAGGGTGAGGGATATAAGGATCGCGTGGACGTTCCTGAGGACGAGCTGCTTAAAGGAAACTGTTCCCTGGTGTTGAAGAACATCGGTTTTACTGATGAAGCTGTCTACAGAAGCTCCATGGTAGTGACACATACAAAGAAATCTGTCTTGGTCCAGAAAGTTGAACTCTCAGTCTACAGTAAGTGGATTAGTCTCAGACGATACTGAATATGACACACATCAGTACACAAAGTTTAAAATGCCTGGAAAGGTACTAAGCTCACTTGAACAGCATATTTAATGTTGATGTCGGTGTTTTTCAGTCCTGGTTGAGACTGCGCTACACAGTTTAATGCCTTTCACAGCTAATTATAAAGCTTATCATGGCTGTGTTAGATTGAAtgaggagaacacacacacacacacacacacctcctgtctTGCATTTCAATACTGTTTtcagcacacactcattcacttcCCCTTAGTAATCCAAGTGTGCATCCTGCATTACACaaaagaaggtttttttttcacttttgaagCATAGAGTGATCAATTTAGTCCTCATCTAAGAGCCACGTGAGCTGATAAAGTACTAAAATGGTTCTAAACCCTTTAACTCTATTAGAAATTTGATATCTATTAGGGATGTTCTGATACGAAGTGTTGGTATCGAAGCTGATTCAGGCACATTCTGATGGATCGGGATCGGCTATTTTAAGTTCTATCCACGATCGATCCTTTATTGATGTTATTTTATGTCATtgtgtcattttgtgtcatGTATGCAACTGTCATATAAGTCCACAACTTTCACAACTTAGTAGAaagtagaaaacaaaaacagcacaacagcCACATGCGCTGTATGAAATGCCAATACAAGCAACAGAGGAGCTTTAAACACAACCAATATGATACAACATTTGAAGGAATACAGCGAGTTCCCGCAGGTCACTCAAGAAAAATCCTTCACCAAAGCAACAAACACTGGAGGATGTTTTCAAAGAGACGTTTCCTCTAAACAACAACAAGGCAAGAGAAATTACAGAGAGGTTAGCTGAATTTATTGCTCTATATGACCAGCCAGTCTCTGTTGTAGAGAACCGAGGTTTTCATCGATGGAGCTTTTACATAGATGTTGAATATGTGAGAAATAGACATGCAATGGGATCACGTTATTTTGAGGGacaagaaacattaaaaaataaataaataagaatagtATAGTTGTGATGATAGCTGGTTTTCTTAATACAGAGTTATTTGAGCTCAAGTATATCTGGCCTTAGTGTATATTatctattaaaatgtaaaagaatcAGATCAGGACATCCCTAATATCTatcaattttttatatttatctgtGCAACTGGGATTGCTAAAGATTGTTGTTTACTCCTTAGCATGTGTTTGGTGTCCTCTAGTGGCTCTtcagtgaaatataaatatgtcaCGTGTGTTTATTGGTCATTTAAAATGGCCGCCTGCATGTGGCTGAGGCGTGTTCATTTTCCAGTGAAAGATTGCTCAATCTGAGAAATACATGACAGGCGTAAAATCAGTCTTATTAGggttttttaatgtaaatgaatgatgtgtatttattaatgaacatgatGTGTAATGTTAATTCTATGTAACCTCaccaaattttacatttttttacatttatggcatttggcagacacccagAATGACTTCcattttttatctcttttatacaactgaacagttgagtgttaagggccttgctcaagggctcagCAGTGGCAGactggcagtgctgggatttgaactcatgactttctgatcagtaacactgaacttttaaatgtaatttattattgtgtgttttagatGCCAGAAAGGTTTTCTGTCCTGGACGTGTTGACTCAGAGCTTAGAAATGCATTTTTGTGGTCAATTTTTGTATAAACCCgacaacaaaaatataaactttgtaAAAGATGTTTTTATTACACTGTGACAGGGGACAGGTCACCGGTCAGGACAGCCCTCATACTCCCGCCTCCTTCTAGTTCACTACACGTCATCTcctcacacacttacagttGTTTAGCCTTTCCATCAGTTGCGCAGTACATCACggacatgtaaataaatatcctTGCACTGATGTGTTATTGCAGCTGAGCCATCATTCATGTGCAGGGAGCCTTCACCAACACGTCtcatcacatacacatacaattttaatttttgaaacTTACAATTTTTCTAAACTTCTTATATGTGTCAGGATTTATAGTTTCAGATGAGCAGAGAAAACTGGAAATGAAGAGAATTAGATAAAACAGAATGAAGATGCAGGATAGCGCTGGGAGAAACACAGGACTATATTATTTGTAAGACTTTCGATGCTCCTGCAGTTATGAAGTAAAGATATTTATAACAGTAGAGAAGAGAAAAGTGAACAATAGAATATTTCtaaaattcttctttttctttttcctccaaagAAAAACCTGAAGAGAGGAAAGATGAAACATCAAGTTCCTCAGGTGAGTAAACATCAAATTTAAATACgaaacagttttatttgttctactaataaattttattagtttatcTTAGTATTTTGGCCATTTATCTTAAACCTTTTGTCTGACAAAATGACTATTACATTTCTTCCCGTAGCACATTTTAagatttcatttaataatgtttagaatAAATTATTTGTCTGTCTCCAGGTGAAGCTGGAATAAATTGGCCTCACCCGCTGATCTTCATCATTTCCCTCCTCATGTGTTTATTCTTCTCACATTGAGGAAACATCAGCGTGATCTCTCTGTGTACAGAGACTTCTGTGGGCCCGAGAGATCCAGCTCACAGAATAGActtatttagaaaaaagaaaaaagaaacaaggaagatttcagtgtgtttcatcTACATTTTCAACAAGCGAACAACTGTGAAGTACATGAGAACATTTCTGATTGATGCCCACATGAAGCTGTGACGCTGAAACACCACAACATCAGCACATGAGAAAGATGCGGTATGACCAAGAGCGTGGTGGCTTGTCCTGCCTGATTTGTCTATTCTTTGATACATTGGTTATGCTTTTTAGTGGAGGTGTGTAAAGGTGTCGTTTGACTTGGAGGCATTTGTTTGGTCTCCACTGATTCTTATTTCACTGCCTCTGGGCAGGTGGCAGCTTCCTCACACTGACCTAATGGCATTCCTTTAATTTACTCCTTCAGTGTAAAGTAACTAGTAAACTCCAGGAAGTGTGTTCATTCTTAAGTGGGGAACAGAGCCTGGATTATGAAATAGTTATTGCCTGTGGCATCATGGATGAGTCTACAACATTTTAAATGGGCGGGTCCAGGCCGGGGCACAGACCCAGCAGTCATGCATGACAGGTTCTGGAAAAGTAAATCAGGGTATCCCACCTGCCCCTGTCTGCTATGGGTGAACCTTTTGAGGACTGTGCTGGTCCTTTACTTAGGACAAAAAGTTTTAAGTATTTACATACAATCGTGTATAGCCATCTGTTTCCCTGAGACTATTCCCTCGAGTACAATCACTGCCAAATCTGTTTCTTAAGATTGTATATGTTTTTGTGGTTACCTAAGACCATTCAGACTGATCAGGGAACAAACTTTACTTTCAAAAGTGCTTCAACAACTCAATGTTGGGCATTAAACCTCTTTATCATTCACCCCGAAGAAGCTCTTGAATGGCTTCACCTGTGTACATCCTGTCTTGAGTCTGGGAAGCAGTGGAATTATGGGTTACCTCTCCTTATGTTTGCTCTCTGTGAGGATGTCCAGGATAGGGTTTAGTTCTGCAGAACTGGTGTTTGGTCACACCATGTGTGGTTCCTTAAGCTATTAAAGGATCAGTTATTGCAATAAAAAGATCAATCAAGCAATTTGCTAGACTATATGAACTGagtgccattttttttgttagccCTTTTCTCCTGGTTTTGGGTTAGGTATGGAGTTAAAAGCTTTTtatagtttctttctttttgtttatgtgAAGGGAAAGTAGTTCTGTTTTTTTAGACTTGAGGGTTGTGGAGGGTTTGGTTTATTGTATGGCTTTGCTTACCACCAAAGACATGGCTTTCAGTTAATTTACTGATGTAGTGGAAGTAATATCTTTCTGTCTTATCTCTTTGTGGTTTGGGTTTGTCTTCTCTCCTTGTAATTCCACTAGGGAGAAAAATAGAGCAGAACTCTGGAATCTTTTGGAATAGGTGTATTTATACTAAAATCATGGACACTTTAATCTCACACATGTTAACTCCATTCAGCTAAtgatgtgacttctgatggaaACTGCTCTGGTTTACAGTAAcagggtgaatatttatgcaatcatAACCTTGATGTCCCCCACTTAATCCTTTAAGGCACAGGTTCCCAATCCTTATCCTGGAGTATCCCCTGTCCTGCATGTTTTAGAGCTTTCCCctctcccaacacacctgattcaactaatcagctaattgacagcccttcctgagtgggtgtgttagagcgtGTGAAACACTAAAACGTGCAGGACAGGGGCTTCTCCAGGACCAGCGCTGGGAACTTTTGctttaaggcacaatctactGTCAATCAATTTCACTGTATTAATAATGTCAGTAAAATATCTTGATGGCAGTCcattgaaaatgattaaaataagcTGCTAGTAACAGCtgactttcaaacagaaacaaaacatgcaaaaatacaCCTAATGGTTTACATTcactgaaatctttttttttttttttttttacaataagaaaatgtctaaaatgaCATACTAGGTTTGTTTGATGATATGCTCTGTAAGAGATATTGGTTCTGTTTTGCTCATGGACTGAATTAAAATATCACTTgtacaaaatgaaataacacaataacagcTGAAATGAAGATGGTTAAGACTTTACAGAAACTATACAATTTAGTTAGTTGATTTAGTTTGTGTCATTGTTTGATTCTGTTTTAGTTTGATGCAAACTTAAGTTCAAActaaattcttttttaattaaatacatattCTTTGGTAAGAAGATCATTactaagagacagagaaacagatagcAACAAGACATTTGAGGACATTCCGGCTAGCCAGCCTGAACATCCAGATGAaacagttttgctgggattcaTTTTAAGTAAACATGTTTATATGATACACCTTAATCCAGCTCTGAGGTCCAGGGACTTCATGATTTGTCTCAAGTTGCTtgaaaagggtgtgtgtgtgtgtctactaaaataaaataaaataaataaataaataaataaataaataaaaatccttgTCAGTGGGCTTCCATGGACTTCTACAGTATATAGCGTGTGGCTGAACTAAGACCCTTGTGTGTTCAGAAATTTCCTGAATTCTCCTCCATGTAGTGCTACAGAGCAGTAAACTCTTTATATCTGAGTTGATTTAATGTTAAAGTGATAATGGAGAAGATCAGGAGGATATCCTATGTGTTGGTTACTACACTTCTGAAAGTGGTTTCAATTTcttacacatataaacacacgcgtacacacacacacacacacacacatgcagcacaaTCTTAAAAATCTACTGTCAACTATTTCACggagggaagtgtgtgtgttgtaagtgTACATGGGTATGAGAGattaaacagcacaagacaggcAAAGAAAAAAGATAGAACAAAATTTGAGCAAAGACAGAAGAATGTATAAATACACAAGAAAATGGATAAATTCAAAGCAGGTCTTCAATGAAAAATGGCGGCATGGAGTTGAAAGCCTGGAGCTAAACTAGCATTAGTTTGTGACATACTGTTACAaatgacattatatttcacatgaAAAAAGTTTCCCCTAGGTTATCACTTTCAGACCAGCTCAGTTGTTtcactaaaaaaataaagtgcttagttaaaatataactttataataataaagatactTTTTATCTGATATATTTCATTGCTAGCTTGTGATCTTCATGTACTTTTTATAATGAGgcatgcatttacatttaaaaaaacaattttaaactaaggcatgcatttacatttatttgttttccaaAGGCTTTAGGCAGCTTGCCAATCAATCTCGCCATCAGGAGCACAGGAATGAGGGGATTTTTATAACTCACTTCCATCAGCCTGTGGAACACAGgtgtgttaaaacaaaaaaaaaaaaaaagaaactggttGAACAGGTCTGAAACAAACACAATGTTAGTATCAAGCATCTAAAAATACACACCTGCAAGGGCGCAACATTCTGATTCTTCAAAATTaagagtgtttttattttagcagTGATACAATATAAGCAGTAATATTTATCTTAGATTGTATGTACTCTTCATCTCAATGACGAATATGTGTAAAGAAGAAGACAGGATGTTTAACGCAGCAGAGCTCCTGAAGCATGTTAGTGTTTAAAGCAGAATTGGTTTCCTGTAAAGGGTGTGATGTGTGTTACATGGTCCTGTACACACCGCTGCCTTCATTTGTTCTTTCACCACTAACCTGATCACAAATGACTAAAAGATGGGTtggaaaatccaaaaatatagtgcatatatacatatatatatatgatgtgttTCTTTTGGTTACATTCCATGtcgtttttaaaagaaaaatttacTTGCCTACCCAACAGAACTTTgtgctcctttttttcttttcaggatATACTTCAACAATTGAAAAGTTTAATTCCAAATTGCAGTGTATCCATTTTGCACCACAATTCCCCTGATGCTCAGTTCAGCGTCACTctcaaacaataaaaacacatttgctATACATCCAGTAACTCTTCagtctaaaataaaaacacttaaaactAAGGTTTTAAAATTAATGCTCCAAccatttttgagttttttttttaatttagttggAGTTGATCTGATGGTGAGTTAGAAAAAGCTCTCAGACACGGAGagtgaattataaataaattattagagCCATGATTGAGTGGTGATTTAATGAACAGGCCCATTACGCATTTATAATCAGAGCAATAATTATGTATGGTTTAGTCAGGTGACTAATTAACTTTTGCAATGaggaaaattttaaataataaaaaactgttGAAGGGCAGAAATTcctaaattcaaaataaaaaagcaaaatgattAGTTCAGTGGTTCAACagttaataaaacatgacatctCGCATTACTTTTCCCAACCTAATGGAATCCCATTAGGTTCCCAACCCTGCCATCTAGAGCTGGGCTCTACAGGGTATAaacacttcaacacacacacacagtattcaaTGTGTAAATTAGAACTACAGCTTTACATAACCAAATTTGAGGGAAAATACTATCTAAATATATCAAACAAAAAACCTTTTATGCAATGTTAATCCATGCGGGTACACAGCATCAGGTTACAATGAGGAAGAGATTTTAATCACaggctggctgtgtgtgttttctgcttgCTGGTGGGTTTTTATTTGGAGAGATATTGCACTGAAGTAAAGACTGAAGTAAACACATGTAAGATCTTTTCAATaaagtgataaataaaaccacatgaaaataaatgaattgtgaaatcacatgtga
Proteins encoded:
- the LOC113545612 gene encoding uncharacterized protein LOC113545612, which gives rise to MTLLYIYILWVAACVDSISADSHITVSARVGSTAVLPCNLRKEFTERSIVRWHTDVGFVFERSSDKTSIGSGYEGRVDVPEDELRKGNCSLVLKNVRITDDGAYRSFVVEYVDRTNTGKTQEISRVKLSVDVFWNISAEVGSTVLLPCEWSDLSIQTPHIEWYIDSEIVFERKGKESYQGEGYKDRVDVPEDELLKGNCSLVLKNIGFTDEAVYRSSMVVTHTKKSVLVQKVELSVYKKPEERKDETSSSSGEAGINWPHPLIFIISLLMIMDITASFLYICVFITSVDSPHTGPKTYNVSARVGDTAILPCELSDVSSETHVKWDVGTKTVFEGGIEESDPGKGYEGRVDVPKEKLREGNCSLVLKDVRESDTHFYKCNLMVTDETGSKQWKPISKVHLSVEVNGGFHRVLELLELQYVVPSQHYISLPYRSFTIMFMTTYEIVLQM